In Epinephelus fuscoguttatus linkage group LG15, E.fuscoguttatus.final_Chr_v1, a genomic segment contains:
- the sppl2 gene encoding signal peptide peptidase-like 2 yields MRVPETLIWAAFLVQKVVGEYGMAHFSDKGKSKGKDYCIFFNSQWARLPQDLNKASRLQIYDLTTSVLCSPSDVPEGGFPNRIPMVMRGNCTFYEKVRLAQINGAKGLLIVSKDRLTPPAGNKTQYEEIGIPVALLSYSDMLDISKNFGKGRQVAMYAPNEPVLDYNMVIIFLMAVGTVAIGGYWAGSRDSKKRYMKHKRDDGAEKQDEETVDVTPIMICVFVVMCCSMLVLLYFFYDRLAIWVIAIFCVASSVGLHSCLWPFVRRLPFCKCRVPENNLPYLQKRPQIRVLLLSALCISVSVTWMVFRNEDQWAWVLQDALGIAFCLYMLKTVRLPTFKACTLLLSVLFVYDVFFVFITPFFTKSGESIMVEVAAGPSDSSTHEKLPMVLKVPRLNSSPLALCDRPFSLLGFGDILVPGLLVAYCHRFDILTQSSRIYFVACTIAYGIGLLITFVALALMQMGQPALLYLVPCTLLTSLTVALWRRELPQFWTGSGFVPPIVLAPINCTQTAAPQTEENLTKPEPQTTEEDSPHHPPQETPSPEKDEEENKSN; encoded by the exons ATGAGGGTCCCTGAAACACTGATTTGGGCCGCTTTTCTCGTCCAGAAG GTGGTGGGAGAGTACGGCATGGCCCATTTCAGTGACAAGGGCAAGAGCAAAGGAAAGGATTACTGCATATTCTTCAACTCACAGTGGGCACGACTACCTCAGGACCTCAATAAGGCA TCACGTCTTCAGATCTATGACCTGACAACATCGGTCTTGTGCTCGCCCTCCGACGTCCCAGAGGGAGGCTTCCCGAATCGCATCCCCATGGTGATGAGAGGCAACTGCACTTTCTATGAGAAGGTCCGGCTGGCCCAGATTAACGGCGCCAAGGGCCTGCTCATCGTCAGCAAGGACAGACTG aCGCCACCAGCAGGAAACAAGACACAGTATGAGGAGATTGGCATTCCTGTTGCACTGCTCAGCTACTCTGATATGCTGGACATAAGCAAG AACTTTGGTAAAGGAAGACAGGTCGCCATGTATGCACCCAACGAGCCAGTGTTGGACTACAACATGGTGATCATCTTTCTGATGGCAGTAGGAACGGTTGCCATCGGAGGTTACTGGGCCGGCAGCAGAGACAGCAAGAA acGCTACATGAAGCACAAGCGGGACGACGGTGCGGAGAAGCAGGACGAGGAGACCGTAGATGTCACACCCATCATGATCTGTGTGTTCGTGGTCATGTGCTGCAGCATGCTGGTGCTACTCTACTTTTTCTATGATCGCCTGG CCATTTGGGTCATTGCCATCTTCTGTGTGGCGTCTTCAGTCGGCCTCCACAGCTGCCTATGGCCGTTTGTCAGGAGACTCCCTTTCTGCAAGTGCAG GGTTCCAGAGAACAACTTGCCGTACTTGCAGAAACGGCCGCAGATTCGCgtgttgctgctgtcagcaCTCTGCATCAGCGTCAGCGTCACCTGGATGGTGTTTCGCAATGAAGACCA GTGGGCGTGGGTGTTACAGGACGCCCTGGGGATCGCCTTCTGTCTCTACATGCTTAAAACAGTCAGACTCCCCACATTCAAG GCTTGCACCTTATTACTGTCGGTCCTTTTTGTCTACGatgttttctttgtatttattaCACCCTTCTTTACCAAG AGTGGGGAAAGTATAATGGTGGAGGTAGCGGCTGGTCCCTCTGATTCCTCCACGCATGAAAAG CTCCCCATGGTGCTGAAAGTACCCAGGTTAAACTCCTCTCCCCTGGCTCTCTGTGACCGGCCCTTCTCTCTCCTGGGCTTTGGTGATATCTTAGTACCAG GTCTGCTGGTGGCATACTGTCACAGgtttgacattttaacacagtcctccaggATCTACTTTGTGGCCTGTACGATTG CTTATGGTATCGGCCTGCTGATCACCTTCGTGGCCCTGGCCTTGATGCAGATGGGTCAGCCGGCCTTGCTCTACCTGGTGCCTTGCACTCTGCTCACCAGCCTCACTGTAGCGCTGTGGCGCAGGGAGTTGCCCCAGTTCTGGACTGGAAGTGGATTTGTG CCTCCCATAGTGCTCGCGCCGATCAACTGTACACAAACTGCAGCGCCGCAGACAGAGGAAAACTTGACTAAACCGGAGCCacaaaccacagaagaagactcACCCCATCACCCGCCTCAAGAAACGCCCTCACCCGAGAAAGACGAAGAGGAAAATAAATCTAACTGA